From Pogoniulus pusillus isolate bPogPus1 chromosome 17, bPogPus1.pri, whole genome shotgun sequence, the proteins below share one genomic window:
- the PGPEP1L gene encoding LOW QUALITY PROTEIN: pyroglutamyl-peptidase 1-like protein (The sequence of the model RefSeq protein was modified relative to this genomic sequence to represent the inferred CDS: deleted 2 bases in 1 codon; substituted 1 base at 1 genomic stop codon), with the protein MGRTSLACSRELQMSXMGVQKRARGFGPFRQYLVNSSWEAVKELSKRGLGENISLHIMQLPVVYQKAKEQVFKIWTTLQPLLTVHVGLASSAKALIILEQCGKNKGYQEMDACGFHPEGGCCMLDGPEKIESTINMKTLWKNISLEGIDIIFSRDAGRYICDYTYYTSLYYGNGRAAFIHVPPLSTLVTADFLGKALQTIILEMLKQCGEQRKMDHVGKNMRIS; encoded by the exons ATGGGCAGAACTAGTTTGGCTTGCTCTAGA GAACTGCAGATGAGCTGAATGGGAGTGCAGAAGAGAGCCAG aggtTTTGGGCCCTTCAGACAATACCTGGTTAATTCCAGCTGGGAAGCAGTGAAG GAACTGTCCAAGAGAGGCCTTGGTGAAAACATCAGCCTCCATATCATGCAGCTGCCAGTGGTTTACCAGAAAGCAAAAGAGCAAGTTTTCAAGATATGGACAACTCTTCAGCCACTG CTTACTGTTCATGTTGGGCTGGCTTCATCTGCCAAAGCACTCATCATCCTTGAGCAGTGTGGGAAGAACAAAGGCTACCAAGAGATGGATGCTTGTGGGTTTCACCCAGAAGGTGGCTGTTGCATGCTAGATGGCCCAGAAAAGATTGAATCTACAATTAATATGAAGACTCTCTGGAAAAACATCTCACTGGAAGGGATTGATATCATCTTCTCCAGAGATGCAGGAAG GTACATCTGTGATTACACCTACTACACCTCTCTGTACTATGgcaatggcagagctgctttcatcCATGTGCCTCCATTATCCACGTTGGTAACAGCAGACTTTCTAGGAAAAGCATTACAGACAATTATCTTAGAAATGCTAAAGCAGTGTGGGGAACAGAGAAAGATGGATCATGTAGGGAAAAACATGAGGATTTCTTAG